The region CCGGATGCTGTAACCTTTCCGAGAACCCGAGTTTACCTAATTGAGCACCGGCCAGTTGGTAAGGATACCCTTGCGTGGCAGCAGCTGAGAAGGAAGTTTAGAAATGCAGACAGCATACCTGAAGCCATGCTGCATCTGTCGGGTTTGAGAAGATAGCGTAAAATTTTACAGGAATTCAGGTAGGCGTGCAACTGTGGCTCACAGCTTTTGTCTTTACGCTATACCTTAACAACATTATCACATTCACATCTTAACTACTGAACTATGAAAAAAAGAAGACTCTTCTTGCTGGGACAACTATGCCTTCTCCTCAGCCTGTTTGGCTTCTCAGGCCTGGCACAGGATGGCGCGCAGCAGCAAGCCGGGGCTAGTCTGAAGGGAAACGGCGCCATAACAGGCACCTTAACCGACTCGCTCACGGGCAAACCACTGGAATATGCCACTGTGGCTCTGCTGCAACAAGGATCTGCACAGGCTGTGGGCGGCACCCTCACAGATGAGAAAGGGCACTTTAAGCTCGAAAATATCGGTTTCGGAACGTATGACCTGGCCTTTAGCTTTATTGGCTATACTTCGAAGACCGTTCGGCAGGTGAACGTAACAGCCGGCAAGCCGCAGGTAAGTATAGGCAAGGTTGCCCTGGGCACCTCCACGGCCACCACCTTGCAGGAGGTGCAGGTGCAGGCGCTGCGGCCCACTATTACGCAGGAGGCAGACCGCCTGGTGGTCAGTATAGAGGGCACCGCCCTGGCAGCGGGCAAAACGGCCTATGATGTGCTGGCTACCTCTCCGGGTGTGTTTGTAGACCAGGAGGGCAATATACAGCTCAATGGCAGGAGCGGGGTAACTGTGATGCTGGACGGAAAGCTCACCTACCTCTCGGCCCGCGACCTCCGCTCTCTGCTGGAAGGCATGCCGGCAGAGAACATCCGTAACATCGAGATCATCACCAACCCCTCCGCCAAGTATGATGCCCAGGGATCCTCCGGCATCCTCAACATTAACCTGAAACAGAACACACAACAGGGCGTGAATGGCAGTGTTTATGCAGGCACGACCTACAACGGCAAGCAGGTAGGCTATTCGGGCGGCGCCACGATCAACTACAAATCCGGTGACTGGAACTCCTTCCTGAACCTGGATGCGGCCCGCCGTGTGGGAGGCCGCGACGCTACGTTTACCCGTGTGTTCAAGGGAGAAGAAGAATCCGTATACTTCGACCAGGAAGCGACCGAGGACTATGAGGTACAGGGACCGCCAGCGGTGCGCCTGGGTACCGATTATAGCATAGACGAGCGCCATAGTGTGGGGGTGATGGGCTACTTTGTGACGAACAAGTTCAATGCTGATTTCCTAACGGAGACTTACCTGGGCAATGCGCCGGGCCAGCCAACGCAGTTTATAGATGCGGATAACTTTAGGGAGAACCGTTTCACGAACTATACCGGCAACGTGCACTACGTGGGTAAGTTCGATACGCTGGGCACGCAGCTGAGCGCGGACCTGGACCTGGTAAAGATCCGAAACAGGGGAGACGCCTACTTTTATAACTACTTCTACGACCTGACGGGGGAGGGGGCCGACAGACAGGATTTCCTCTACACGGAGACGCCCTCCGGTTTCGATATTTTCTCTGGGAAGGTAGATTACACCAAAGCCTTCTCCAATAGCCGCAAGCTGGAGCTAGGCGTGAAAGCTAGCCGGGTGGCCTCGGATGCTGACTCCCGCTTTTATTTTAACAACGGCGATGTGCGTGTGCCGGACCTTTCGCGCACGAACCACTTCCTCTACGACGAGGACATTTACGCGGCCTACGTGAACTGGAGCAGCAAACTCGGAGAGCGCTTTAACCTGCAGGCTGGCCTGCGGGCAGAGCAAACCGTATCCAAAGGGGAGTCGCTGACCACGGGGCAGGTGACCAAACGCGATTACCTGGATTTGTTCCCGAGCCTTTTCCTGATGCAAAAGGTGAGCGACGACTATGAGTTGAACTACAACTACAGCCGCCGCATTTACCGGCCAAACTACGGCTCGCTCAACCCTTTCTTCTCCTACCGCGACCCGTACACCTACTGGCTCGGAAACCCTTACCTGAGGCCGCAGTACACCCATTCCTTCGGCATCACGCAGACCTATAAGAAAAACTACAGCCTGGCGCTCAGCTACCAGCTCCAGCAGGACGTGATTGCGGAGCTTCCTATCATTGATGCCGAAACCTCCACGACCATTTACACCATAGGCAACGTGGACGACGCCATCAACCTGAGCATGACAGCGGTAGTGCCAGTGCAGATCATGAAGAAGTGGGACACGAGCAACACGCTGGTGGTGGCCTACAACGAGTTTAGCACCATCGTGGATAGGCAGCAGGTGACGAATGATCAGGTGTTTTACATGCTGCAGTCCAACCATACCATCCTGCTGCCCTGGAAGCTGAAAGCTGAGATCAACGGCACCTACCAGGGGCCCGGCGCCTACGCGCTGTATCGGGTGGACCCGCGCTGGTGGCTGAATGTGGGGCTGAAGCGAAGCTTTATGGACGAAAAACTGGATCTGACCGTCAACGCCAACGATATTTTCCATACCCAGCACCTCATCATCGGGGCCAATGTGGGCGAAGGCAACGTGAGTGATTGGGACCAGTACTTCCGGCAGCGCAACGTAGGCTTAACGCTTCGCTACAAGTTCAGCAGGGGCGCGAAGTTGGAAGAGCGCAAGCGCAATAACCTGGAGGAGCTGAACCGCACCGGAGGTTGATTTA is a window of Pontibacter kalidii DNA encoding:
- a CDS encoding outer membrane beta-barrel family protein, which produces MKKRRLFLLGQLCLLLSLFGFSGLAQDGAQQQAGASLKGNGAITGTLTDSLTGKPLEYATVALLQQGSAQAVGGTLTDEKGHFKLENIGFGTYDLAFSFIGYTSKTVRQVNVTAGKPQVSIGKVALGTSTATTLQEVQVQALRPTITQEADRLVVSIEGTALAAGKTAYDVLATSPGVFVDQEGNIQLNGRSGVTVMLDGKLTYLSARDLRSLLEGMPAENIRNIEIITNPSAKYDAQGSSGILNINLKQNTQQGVNGSVYAGTTYNGKQVGYSGGATINYKSGDWNSFLNLDAARRVGGRDATFTRVFKGEEESVYFDQEATEDYEVQGPPAVRLGTDYSIDERHSVGVMGYFVTNKFNADFLTETYLGNAPGQPTQFIDADNFRENRFTNYTGNVHYVGKFDTLGTQLSADLDLVKIRNRGDAYFYNYFYDLTGEGADRQDFLYTETPSGFDIFSGKVDYTKAFSNSRKLELGVKASRVASDADSRFYFNNGDVRVPDLSRTNHFLYDEDIYAAYVNWSSKLGERFNLQAGLRAEQTVSKGESLTTGQVTKRDYLDLFPSLFLMQKVSDDYELNYNYSRRIYRPNYGSLNPFFSYRDPYTYWLGNPYLRPQYTHSFGITQTYKKNYSLALSYQLQQDVIAELPIIDAETSTTIYTIGNVDDAINLSMTAVVPVQIMKKWDTSNTLVVAYNEFSTIVDRQQVTNDQVFYMLQSNHTILLPWKLKAEINGTYQGPGAYALYRVDPRWWLNVGLKRSFMDEKLDLTVNANDIFHTQHLIIGANVGEGNVSDWDQYFRQRNVGLTLRYKFSRGAKLEERKRNNLEELNRTGG